In Paucidesulfovibrio gracilis DSM 16080, the DNA window CCAAGTTGGCAGCGTTCGCGCTGTTGAAGAACCAAATCAAAAAATGATAAAAGAAATTTGGTACGATAGTTTTGGAAATGTGATTCGCGACTCCAACCCGTACCTGCCCTGCCCCTTGGGCTTTGCGGGAGGGCTGCACGACCATGATACCGGCTTGGTACGCTTTGGCTGGCGGGACTATGAACCCGATACCGGCCGCTTCACCGCGCAAGACCCCCTTGGCGCGGCAGGGGGTGACCCGGATTGGTATGGCTACTGCCTGGATGACCCAGTCAACGCCGTGGACAAAACAGGGCTACACGGCAAATTCGAAAAAAAGGATTCCGTTAACGACACGCGGAACATTCCATCCCCTAAAACGCGCG includes these proteins:
- a CDS encoding RHS repeat domain-containing protein, which codes for MHIGKLVDDELIEQYQWHDRFHLAAWMHDGHWWTVVYERKGRPMGLVRQDNGIALHLHTDQVGSVRAVEEPNQKMIKEIWYDSFGNVIRDSNPYLPCPLGFAGGLHDHDTGLVRFGWRDYEPDTGRFTAQDPLGAAGGDPDWYGYCLDDPVNAVDKTGLHGKFEKKDSVNDTRNIPSPKTRVDLAQPQLSIVGKNKIQQNDAPTASTIWGLEQSVNRG